Proteins encoded within one genomic window of Dyadobacter chenhuakuii:
- a CDS encoding acyl-CoA dehydrogenase family protein codes for MLTPDFYNINDLLTPEQQLIASTVRDFSDREIKPIIEDYAQRAEFPLHLIKKFGELGVFGPTIPAEYGGGGLDYISYGLMCQEIERGDSGMRSTVSVQSSLVMWPIYEFGSEEQKQKYLSRLASGELVGCFGLTEPDHGSNPAGMKTRISKTENGYLLNGAKMWISNAPFADIAVAWARDEKGKVRGLIVERGMAGFTTPEIHNKWSLRASATGELVFDHVFIPEKNILPNASGLKAPLQCLDKARYGIAWGVIGAAMDCYETAVKYAAERIQFDKPIGAFQLTQKKLAEMLTEITKAQLLAWRLGTLMNDGRATTTQISMAKRNNVAMALNVARECRQILGAMGISGEYPIMRHMMNLESVITYEGTHDIHLLILGAEITGIPAFK; via the coding sequence ATGTTAACCCCAGATTTCTACAACATCAATGACCTGCTAACACCTGAGCAACAACTCATTGCGAGCACTGTCAGAGACTTCTCCGACAGGGAGATCAAACCCATCATTGAAGACTATGCACAGAGGGCGGAATTTCCGTTGCATCTGATCAAAAAGTTTGGCGAGCTTGGTGTTTTTGGTCCTACTATTCCTGCTGAATACGGCGGTGGTGGACTGGATTACATCAGTTATGGCCTAATGTGCCAGGAAATCGAAAGGGGCGATTCGGGCATGCGGTCGACGGTTTCGGTGCAGAGTTCGCTCGTTATGTGGCCTATTTATGAATTTGGATCTGAGGAACAAAAACAAAAATATCTTTCAAGACTCGCCAGTGGCGAACTGGTTGGCTGTTTCGGGTTAACCGAGCCGGATCATGGCTCCAACCCGGCTGGAATGAAGACCCGGATTTCGAAAACGGAAAATGGTTATCTCCTTAATGGTGCCAAAATGTGGATTTCCAATGCTCCGTTTGCTGATATAGCGGTTGCTTGGGCGAGGGATGAGAAAGGGAAAGTGCGTGGACTGATCGTGGAGCGCGGAATGGCGGGCTTTACTACACCCGAAATTCATAACAAATGGTCATTAAGGGCGAGCGCGACGGGTGAGCTGGTTTTCGATCATGTATTCATTCCCGAAAAAAATATTTTACCAAATGCGTCCGGACTGAAAGCGCCGCTGCAATGTCTGGATAAAGCGCGTTACGGCATTGCCTGGGGCGTTATTGGCGCTGCGATGGATTGCTATGAAACGGCTGTGAAATATGCTGCGGAACGCATTCAGTTTGATAAACCGATTGGAGCATTTCAATTGACACAAAAGAAGTTAGCAGAAATGCTGACGGAAATTACCAAAGCGCAGCTCCTGGCCTGGCGACTCGGCACATTAATGAATGACGGCAGAGCCACAACAACTCAGATTTCCATGGCGAAGCGTAACAATGTGGCTATGGCGCTGAATGTGGCCCGGGAGTGTCGCCAGATCTTGGGTGCGATGGGGATTTCCGGCGAATATCCCATCATGCGGCATATGATGAACCTGGAATCAGTGATCACTTATGAAGGCACGCATGACATTCATTTGTTGATCCTGGGTGCCGAAATAACGGGGATTCCGGCGTTTAAATAG
- a CDS encoding helix-turn-helix domain-containing protein — MAINTDNVRLVFGLKLKQLRLDKGLSLNELSQKSGLSISYINEIEKGKKYPKSDKIIALASAMDVDYDTLVSLKLTKRLEPISDLLSSNVLTELPLELFGIDPANLLEILSDAPAKISAFVGTLIEIARNYNMSIEKFYFSALRTYQEMHDNYFEDIELEAERFLTENNVDQEQILNENDLAEILKSRFNYSIENINEKANPEFASVRSLTITNPNGNRLLINNHLTSVQRAFIFGREIGYLYLNLKNRLHTTALVEAESFEQLLNNFKASYFSSAIIIKRSLLVPAVAAVFEQKRWQPQQLIDLIHRFNTTPESFCYRLSNILPRYFGINQIFFSRFNNFVGQNIFDMTKEMHISRKHYPHTVKDEHYCRRWVALTILNDLGDIIKRKEQPGILCKAQKSTYLDTRDEYLVISFALPMSPTPGLNVSVSMGIYLDEPTREKLQFLDDPYLVAREVNQTCERCSLFDCRERIAAPTILQKRHKNEELRKALKRMIN; from the coding sequence GTGGCAATAAATACAGATAATGTAAGGTTGGTTTTCGGGTTGAAGCTCAAACAGCTCCGACTGGATAAGGGATTGTCACTCAATGAGCTGTCTCAAAAATCAGGACTGTCGATTTCATACATTAACGAAATTGAAAAAGGCAAGAAATACCCGAAGTCCGACAAGATCATTGCCCTGGCGTCTGCCATGGATGTGGACTATGACACGCTCGTTTCCCTCAAACTCACCAAACGCCTAGAACCCATTTCGGACCTCCTGAGCTCTAATGTGCTCACAGAGCTCCCGCTCGAACTTTTCGGCATTGATCCCGCTAACCTGCTTGAAATTCTTTCCGATGCCCCGGCCAAAATCAGCGCATTCGTAGGCACGCTGATCGAGATTGCGCGGAATTATAATATGTCAATTGAGAAATTCTATTTCTCGGCATTGCGGACTTACCAGGAAATGCACGACAATTATTTTGAAGACATTGAGCTGGAAGCAGAACGTTTTTTAACTGAAAACAATGTTGATCAAGAGCAAATCCTGAATGAAAATGATTTGGCCGAAATCCTGAAATCGCGCTTCAATTATTCGATTGAAAATATTAATGAAAAAGCCAATCCTGAGTTTGCCAGCGTTCGTTCCCTGACGATCACAAATCCAAACGGCAATCGCTTGCTGATCAATAATCATCTTACCTCCGTGCAGCGGGCGTTTATTTTCGGCCGGGAGATCGGTTATTTGTATTTAAATCTGAAAAACAGGTTGCATACCACGGCATTGGTGGAAGCGGAATCGTTTGAACAATTGCTGAATAACTTCAAAGCATCCTACTTTTCAAGCGCGATCATCATCAAGAGAAGCTTGCTTGTGCCCGCAGTGGCAGCGGTTTTTGAACAAAAAAGGTGGCAGCCGCAGCAGCTTATTGACCTCATTCACCGGTTCAACACCACGCCGGAATCTTTCTGTTATAGGTTAAGCAACATTCTGCCGCGCTATTTTGGCATTAACCAGATCTTTTTCTCCCGGTTCAATAATTTCGTCGGTCAGAATATTTTCGATATGACCAAGGAAATGCACATTTCCCGGAAGCATTATCCGCACACCGTGAAAGACGAACATTATTGCCGGCGCTGGGTTGCACTGACGATTCTGAATGATTTGGGAGACATTATCAAGCGAAAAGAGCAGCCCGGAATCCTTTGCAAAGCACAAAAATCAACTTACCTGGACACTCGGGATGAATATCTGGTGATCAGTTTTGCATTGCCTATGTCCCCTACTCCGGGCCTCAATGTGAGCGTTTCCATGGGCATTTACCTGGATGAGCCGACCAGGGAAAAATTACAATTTCTGGACGATCCCTATTTGGTTGCCCGGGAAGTAAACCAAACCTGCGAACGCTGCTCGCTCTTCGACTGCCGCGAAAGGATCGCCGCACCGACTATTCTTCAAAAACGGCATAAAAACGAAGAGTTAAGGAAAGCGTTGAAGCGGATGATCAACTAA
- a CDS encoding sterol desaturase family protein, which produces MPGTYEFEDFLLKVSTPFYLLLICVEIFLTYRPSHHHDSPRASYNFKDTLTNASLMLLNGGVDLLFRTAYVGVLIWFYNMGAGTSITNPIFYWFSLFLLEDLAFYTLHYVDHHSRLFWAVHVTHHSSEHFNLTTGFRSSVFQPLYRFVYFIPLALIGFNPADIIIMYSLTQIYGIIVHTEYVGKLGWLEYIFVTPSHHRVHHASNVQYLDKNMGMCLIIWDRIFGTFQEELETVPPVYGLTKPIENTTLAHTVLHEWKEIGHDFKQNTNLRTKLNYLIKAPGWSHDGSRQTTKNLQTHLAEQITPEPFIRTDGQQPTAI; this is translated from the coding sequence ATGCCTGGCACATATGAGTTTGAAGATTTTCTTTTAAAAGTCTCCACTCCGTTTTATCTGTTGCTGATCTGCGTCGAAATTTTCCTGACTTACCGTCCCTCGCACCACCACGACAGCCCGCGCGCTTCCTATAATTTTAAAGATACGCTTACCAATGCATCCTTAATGCTCCTCAACGGCGGCGTTGACCTGTTATTCAGAACGGCCTATGTGGGCGTGCTGATCTGGTTTTACAACATGGGCGCGGGAACGAGCATTACCAATCCAATTTTTTACTGGTTCAGCCTTTTCCTGCTGGAAGACCTCGCGTTTTACACATTACATTATGTGGATCATCACAGCCGGTTGTTTTGGGCCGTGCATGTGACGCATCATTCGTCTGAGCATTTCAACCTGACGACCGGTTTCCGCTCTTCCGTTTTCCAGCCGCTTTACCGCTTCGTGTATTTCATTCCGCTGGCGCTAATCGGTTTTAATCCCGCCGACATCATCATTATGTACTCGCTCACGCAGATTTACGGCATCATTGTGCACACGGAATATGTGGGCAAACTGGGCTGGCTTGAATACATTTTCGTAACCCCTTCCCATCATCGTGTTCACCACGCGAGTAATGTGCAGTATCTAGATAAAAACATGGGCATGTGCCTCATTATCTGGGACCGCATTTTCGGCACATTCCAAGAAGAATTGGAGACCGTCCCGCCCGTTTACGGATTGACCAAACCCATTGAAAACACAACGTTGGCCCACACGGTTTTGCACGAATGGAAGGAAATAGGACACGATTTTAAACAGAACACGAACCTGCGGACGAAGCTCAATTACCTGATCAAAGCACCAGGATGGTCTCACGACGGTTCAAGACAAACCACAAAGAACCTGCAAACACATCTCGCAGAACAAATTACGCCAGAACCATTTATAAGAACTGACGGCCAGCAACCAACGGCTATTTAA
- a CDS encoding porin family protein codes for MKNFMIALCLMTISYAATAQYDPAFRFGVKAGANLSNINGSNDLTLASGNNPFNFKDNDNRSLGFVGGVFFRFGKSFYIQPEILLSQKGGRFNVYEDGVQDSNGKVDVRFSNLDVPILFGVRVAKFFRINVGPMASLRLSNNGKIGDSFDVITGENSAEFKNRLAYGYQAGVGFDFGRLSLDVRYEGNFTDIVKVEFDNATTASQFGKKSNLFQATLGFAIF; via the coding sequence ATGAAAAATTTTATGATTGCGCTGTGCTTGATGACGATAAGCTACGCGGCGACAGCTCAATACGACCCGGCTTTCAGATTCGGTGTTAAGGCAGGAGCTAATCTATCGAACATCAATGGAAGCAATGACCTGACACTGGCTTCGGGCAATAATCCATTCAATTTCAAAGACAACGACAACCGTTCACTGGGTTTTGTGGGAGGTGTATTTTTCCGTTTTGGTAAATCATTTTATATCCAGCCTGAGATTTTGCTATCACAAAAAGGTGGCCGCTTTAATGTATATGAAGACGGTGTGCAGGATTCAAATGGGAAGGTTGATGTTCGTTTTTCCAACCTGGATGTGCCTATTTTGTTTGGTGTGAGAGTGGCAAAGTTCTTCCGCATCAATGTTGGCCCGATGGCTTCTCTGAGATTATCCAATAATGGTAAAATCGGCGATTCATTTGATGTGATCACAGGCGAAAACTCGGCTGAATTCAAGAACAGGCTAGCTTATGGTTATCAAGCCGGTGTAGGATTTGATTTTGGCAGATTAAGTTTGGATGTGCGTTACGAAGGAAATTTCACAGATATCGTGAAAGTTGAATTTGACAATGCAACCACTGCTTCGCAATTTGGTAAAAAGAGCAATTTGTTCCAGGCAACGCTTGGCTTTGCAATTTTCTGA